From Eleftheria terrae, the proteins below share one genomic window:
- a CDS encoding SDR family oxidoreductase, with protein sequence MKVVVITGASDGIGAELARQMARRDGAGLALVLAARSLDKLEAVAARCRDSGAQVLVWRCDVGVQADCRALIDATVAAHGRIDMLVNNAGMSAHALLQEVQDLAWYEQLMRINHWGSVWCTHAALPHLKASRGRIVAVSSLAGLVGVPGRTAYCSTKFAQTGFFEALRVELQDSGVSVTLAYPGVVATDIRYRGFNAAGQPAGVSGLDERGAMSVETCARLILDGAERRRRDIVMSAKGKLGRWLKLLAPRMVDRMALAALNKSGQGA encoded by the coding sequence ATGAAGGTGGTCGTCATCACCGGCGCCTCCGATGGCATCGGCGCCGAGCTGGCCCGCCAGATGGCCCGGCGTGACGGCGCCGGCCTCGCGCTGGTGCTGGCCGCGCGCAGCCTGGACAAGCTCGAGGCCGTGGCCGCGCGCTGCCGCGACAGCGGCGCGCAGGTGCTGGTGTGGCGCTGCGACGTCGGCGTGCAAGCCGACTGCCGGGCCCTGATCGACGCCACTGTCGCGGCACACGGGCGCATCGACATGCTGGTCAACAACGCCGGCATGTCCGCCCACGCCCTGCTGCAGGAGGTGCAGGACCTGGCCTGGTACGAGCAGCTGATGCGCATCAACCACTGGGGCAGCGTCTGGTGCACCCACGCCGCGCTGCCGCATCTCAAGGCCAGCCGTGGCCGCATCGTGGCGGTCAGCAGCCTGGCCGGCCTGGTCGGCGTGCCGGGCCGCACCGCCTACTGCAGCACCAAGTTCGCCCAGACCGGCTTCTTCGAGGCCCTGCGCGTCGAGCTGCAGGACAGCGGGGTGTCGGTCACGCTCGCCTACCCCGGGGTGGTCGCCACCGACATCCGCTACCGTGGCTTCAACGCCGCCGGCCAGCCGGCCGGGGTCAGCGGCCTGGACGAGCGCGGCGCGATGAGCGTCGAGACCTGCGCCCGCCTGATTCTGGACGGCGCCGAACGCCGTCGCCGTGACATCGTGATGAGCGCCAAGGGCAAGCTGGGCCGCTGGCTCAAGCTGCTGGCGCCACGCATGGTCGACCGCATGGCTCTGGCGGCGCTGAACAAATCGGGGCAAGGAGCGTGA
- a CDS encoding FKBP-type peptidyl-prolyl cis-trans isomerase, which yields MLISTPCVVSLTWRLQDTLGHLIDELAEPVEFLYGGDDLLPKVEEAIEGQQAGFETQIQLEPEHAFGDYNPELVFFEERSIFPEHVEPGMQFDGLPEGATTQGMPNDQIYTITEVYETHVVLDGNHPLAGIALRLSLKVAGVRAATEEEIEQGTVGQPAVTVLNTVPGGSQLH from the coding sequence ATGTTGATTTCCACTCCCTGCGTGGTGAGCCTCACCTGGAGGCTCCAAGACACCCTCGGCCACCTGATCGACGAACTGGCCGAACCGGTCGAGTTTCTCTACGGCGGCGACGACCTGCTCCCCAAGGTCGAAGAGGCCATCGAAGGCCAGCAAGCCGGCTTCGAGACCCAGATCCAGCTCGAACCCGAGCATGCCTTCGGCGACTACAACCCCGAGCTGGTGTTCTTCGAGGAACGCAGCATCTTCCCGGAGCATGTCGAACCCGGCATGCAGTTCGACGGTCTCCCCGAAGGGGCCACCACCCAGGGCATGCCGAACGACCAGATCTACACCATCACCGAGGTCTACGAGACCCACGTGGTGCTCGATGGCAACCATCCGCTGGCGGGCATCGCGCTACGCCTGAGCCTGAAAGTGGCCGGGGTGCGTGCCGCCACCGAAGAAGAAATCGAGCAGGGCACGGTCGGCCAGCCTGCCGTGACGGTGCTCAACACCGTGCCCGGCGGCTCGCAGCTGCACTGA
- the dapA gene encoding 4-hydroxy-tetrahydrodipicolinate synthase, with product MTPIVGSIVALVTPMHEDGSVDFDTLRTLIDWHIAEGTDCIGVVGTTGESPTVTVEEQAEIIRVAVEHAKGRVPIMAGAGANSTREAIELSKYAKKVGADCTLQVVPYYNKPTQEGMYQHFKAIAEAVDIPVVLYNVPGRTVADMQHETVLRLAEVPGIVGIKEATGNIDRAAWLIKQAPKGFSIYSGDDPTAFALMLLGGHGNVSVTANVAPKAMHELCMAAIAGDAKRAAALHLKLLSLHKLLFVEANPIPVKWALARLGKAGAALRLPLVPFSAAHHAAMEAALREAELL from the coding sequence ATGACCCCGATTGTTGGCAGCATCGTCGCCCTCGTGACCCCGATGCACGAAGACGGCAGCGTGGACTTCGACACGCTGCGCACACTGATCGACTGGCACATCGCCGAAGGCACCGACTGTATCGGCGTGGTCGGCACCACCGGCGAGTCGCCGACCGTCACGGTCGAGGAGCAGGCGGAGATCATCCGCGTCGCGGTCGAGCATGCCAAGGGGCGCGTGCCCATCATGGCCGGCGCCGGCGCCAACTCGACGCGCGAGGCGATCGAGCTGTCCAAGTACGCCAAGAAAGTGGGGGCGGACTGCACGCTGCAGGTGGTCCCCTACTACAACAAGCCGACCCAGGAAGGCATGTACCAGCACTTCAAGGCCATCGCCGAGGCGGTGGACATCCCGGTGGTGCTGTACAACGTGCCCGGCCGCACGGTGGCCGACATGCAGCACGAGACCGTGCTGCGCCTCGCCGAGGTGCCCGGCATCGTGGGCATCAAGGAAGCCACCGGCAACATCGACCGCGCCGCCTGGCTCATCAAGCAGGCGCCCAAGGGGTTCTCGATCTATTCGGGTGACGACCCGACCGCCTTCGCCCTGATGCTGCTGGGCGGCCATGGCAATGTCAGCGTCACCGCCAACGTCGCGCCAAAGGCGATGCACGAGCTGTGCATGGCCGCCATCGCCGGCGATGCCAAGCGCGCAGCGGCCCTCCACCTGAAGCTGCTGTCGCTGCACAAGCTGCTGTTCGTCGAGGCCAACCCGATCCCCGTCAAGTGGGCCCTGGCCCGCCTGGGCAAGGCCGGCGCCGCCCTGAGGCTGCCGCTGGTGCCCTTCTCTGCCGCCCACCACGCAGCGATGGAAGCCGCGCTGCGTGAAGCGGAACTGCTCTGA
- a CDS encoding class I SAM-dependent methyltransferase, with protein MSGPLLPPPARPGVASAWVQRWSHLVPAGARVLDVACGSGRHLRWFAQRGCQVTGVDRDAAAVEPLRPLAEIIVADIECGPWPLAGRRFDAVVVTNYLWRALLPTVAGSLADGGVLLYETFSLGNERYGRPSNPDFLLRPGELLALAAEAGLQVVAYENGLLHEPQRCVQRLVAVRPAAAGSAVLHALQN; from the coding sequence GTGAGCGGGCCGCTGCTGCCGCCGCCCGCAAGGCCGGGCGTTGCCTCTGCCTGGGTGCAGCGCTGGTCGCACCTGGTGCCCGCCGGCGCGCGCGTGCTGGACGTCGCCTGCGGCAGTGGCCGCCACCTGCGCTGGTTCGCGCAACGCGGTTGCCAGGTGACCGGCGTGGACCGCGATGCGGCGGCCGTCGAGCCGCTGCGGCCGCTGGCAGAGATCATCGTCGCCGACATCGAGTGCGGCCCCTGGCCGCTGGCCGGCCGCCGCTTCGACGCAGTGGTGGTCACCAACTACCTCTGGCGGGCCTTGCTGCCTACCGTGGCCGGCAGCCTCGCCGACGGCGGCGTGCTCCTCTACGAGACGTTCAGCCTGGGCAACGAGCGCTACGGCCGGCCATCCAACCCCGATTTCCTGTTGCGCCCCGGCGAGCTGCTGGCGCTGGCCGCCGAGGCCGGGCTGCAGGTGGTGGCCTACGAGAACGGCTTGCTGCACGAGCCGCAGCGCTGCGTGCAGCGGCTGGTTGCGGTGCGTCCCGCAGCGGCCGGCAGCGCCGTGCTCCACGCGCTGCAAAACTGA
- a CDS encoding JmjC domain-containing protein, with translation MDITQKLSLLGGLTPEQFMRRHWHKKPLLIRQAVALAQPLVSRSELFEMAASEDVESRLIVQEGNGGWSLKRGPLPRRSLPPTTQPGWTVLVQGVDLHRDAAHDLLQQFRFVPDARVDDLMVSWASDGGGVGPHFDSYDVFLLQVQGRRRWRIGRLEDPQLQPDVPLKILQNFIAEEEFVLEPGDMLYLPPRWAHDGVAEGECMTASIGFRAPARTELAREIMVRMLEAVEAEGDSPLYRDPRQPATETPGAIPEGLADYARDALQALLRDEASLQCALGEYLSEPKPQVWFEVGDAADLSGGVRLDRRSRMMYDERHVFFNGESYRAGGRDAKLMRVLADSRCLDARQVSQLSEGARELLERWGDDGWLHPA, from the coding sequence ATGGACATTACACAAAAGCTGTCATTGCTCGGGGGTCTGACGCCCGAACAATTCATGCGTCGCCACTGGCACAAGAAACCCCTGCTGATCCGCCAGGCCGTGGCGCTGGCGCAGCCGCTCGTCTCCCGCTCGGAGCTGTTCGAGATGGCGGCCAGCGAGGATGTTGAATCCCGACTCATCGTGCAGGAGGGCAACGGTGGCTGGTCGCTCAAGCGCGGCCCGTTGCCGCGCCGGTCCTTGCCGCCGACGACCCAGCCGGGCTGGACCGTGCTGGTACAGGGCGTGGACCTGCACCGCGACGCCGCCCACGATCTGCTGCAGCAATTCCGCTTTGTGCCCGATGCCCGGGTGGACGACCTCATGGTGTCCTGGGCCAGCGACGGAGGTGGCGTCGGGCCGCACTTCGATTCGTATGACGTGTTCCTGCTGCAGGTGCAGGGCCGCAGGCGCTGGCGCATTGGCCGCCTGGAAGATCCGCAACTGCAGCCTGACGTGCCCCTGAAGATCCTGCAGAACTTCATCGCGGAAGAGGAGTTCGTGCTGGAGCCGGGCGACATGTTGTACCTGCCGCCACGTTGGGCCCATGACGGCGTGGCCGAGGGCGAATGCATGACGGCGTCGATCGGTTTTCGGGCCCCGGCCCGCACCGAACTGGCGCGCGAGATCATGGTGCGCATGCTCGAGGCGGTGGAGGCAGAGGGCGACAGCCCGCTCTACCGCGACCCGCGCCAGCCGGCCACCGAAACGCCCGGCGCGATTCCCGAGGGCCTCGCCGACTACGCTCGCGACGCCCTGCAGGCCTTGCTGCGGGACGAGGCCTCTCTGCAGTGCGCCTTGGGCGAGTACCTGAGCGAGCCCAAGCCGCAGGTCTGGTTCGAGGTGGGCGATGCGGCTGACCTGTCGGGCGGGGTCAGGCTCGACCGGCGCTCGCGCATGATGTATGACGAGCGGCATGTCTTCTTCAACGGCGAGTCCTACCGAGCCGGTGGCCGCGATGCGAAGCTGATGCGCGTTCTGGCAGACAGCCGCTGCCTCGATGCGCGCCAGGTGTCGCAATTGAGCGAAGGGGCGCGTGAGTTGCTGGAGCGCTGGGGCGACGACGGCTGGCTGCATCCTGCCTGA
- the dut gene encoding dUTP diphosphatase, with protein sequence MTTIDLQVLDPRVAEQLPAYATPGSAGLDLRACLDEALVLEPGQTRLIPTGLAIHIADPGLAALVLPRSGLGHKHGIVLGNLVGLIDSDYQGQLMVSCWNRGSTTFTIEPMERIAQLVIVPVVQARFNVVEAFSVSERGAGGFGSTGKG encoded by the coding sequence ATGACGACCATTGACCTGCAAGTGCTCGACCCGCGCGTGGCCGAGCAACTCCCCGCCTATGCGACACCCGGCAGCGCCGGGCTCGACCTGCGTGCCTGCCTGGACGAAGCCCTGGTGCTGGAGCCGGGGCAGACCCGGCTGATCCCGACCGGCCTGGCCATCCACATTGCGGACCCCGGCCTGGCGGCCCTGGTGTTGCCACGCTCGGGACTCGGGCACAAGCACGGCATCGTGCTCGGCAACCTGGTGGGCTTGATCGACTCCGACTACCAGGGCCAGTTGATGGTGAGCTGCTGGAATCGCGGCAGCACGACGTTCACCATCGAACCGATGGAGCGCATCGCGCAACTGGTCATCGTGCCGGTGGTGCAGGCCCGCTTCAATGTGGTGGAAGCCTTCTCGGTGTCCGAGCGAGGGGCCGGCGGCTTCGGCTCTACCGGCAAAGGCTGA
- the bamC gene encoding outer membrane protein assembly factor BamC: MSSVNAPLNRPAAPTVRLTAAALALSALAGCSSVNSMLEGDKVDYRSSGAKSARLEVPPDLTQLSTDARYQVPASGSVSAAAYQANTPAPTAAQTTTTGSAGVAPSAIGDLRLERAGSQRWLVVNQSPEQLWPQLKEFWQEAGFSLTTDSPQTGVLETDWAENRAKLPMDIIRRTVGRVLESLYSTGELDRFRTRIERTATGSEIYISHRGMVEVYTSQQQDATKWQPRDADEALEAQMLSRLMVKLGVKPEQAKEVLATPTAPARARVVSGTSGPAVQLDEGFDRAWRRVGLSLDRSGFTVEDRDRAQGLYFVRFIAPSAEKDRREPGLLSRWFGGGKSDDSNAPARYRVLVKGENEQRTQVTVLNAQGTPEPGEAAQRIVKLLAEDLK, translated from the coding sequence ATGTCTTCTGTGAATGCGCCCTTGAACCGGCCCGCCGCACCCACTGTCCGCCTCACCGCGGCCGCACTTGCCCTGAGCGCCCTGGCCGGCTGCTCCTCGGTCAATTCCATGCTTGAGGGCGACAAGGTCGACTACCGCTCCAGCGGCGCCAAGTCGGCCCGGCTGGAGGTGCCGCCCGACCTCACCCAGCTGAGCACCGATGCCCGCTACCAGGTGCCGGCCAGCGGCAGCGTGAGCGCGGCGGCCTACCAGGCCAACACCCCGGCGCCCACGGCCGCCCAGACAACCACCACCGGCTCGGCCGGCGTCGCGCCCAGCGCGATCGGCGACCTGCGGCTCGAACGCGCCGGCAGCCAGCGCTGGCTGGTGGTCAACCAGTCGCCCGAGCAGCTGTGGCCGCAGCTGAAGGAATTCTGGCAAGAGGCGGGCTTCAGCCTGACGACCGACTCGCCGCAAACCGGCGTGCTGGAAACCGATTGGGCGGAGAACCGCGCCAAGCTGCCGATGGACATCATCCGTCGCACCGTCGGCCGGGTGCTGGAGTCGCTGTACTCGACCGGCGAACTGGACCGTTTCCGCACCCGGATCGAGCGCACCGCCACCGGCAGCGAGATCTACATCAGCCATCGCGGCATGGTGGAGGTCTATACCAGCCAGCAACAGGACGCCACGAAGTGGCAACCGCGTGACGCCGACGAAGCACTGGAAGCGCAAATGCTCAGCCGCCTGATGGTCAAGCTCGGTGTCAAGCCCGAGCAGGCCAAGGAAGTGCTGGCCACGCCGACCGCGCCGGCACGCGCCCGGGTGGTCAGCGGCACCAGCGGCCCCGCCGTGCAGCTGGACGAGGGCTTCGACCGGGCCTGGCGCCGGGTGGGCCTGTCGCTCGATCGCAGCGGCTTCACGGTCGAGGACCGCGATCGCGCCCAGGGCCTCTATTTCGTGCGCTTCATCGCGCCGTCGGCCGAGAAGGACCGCCGCGAGCCCGGCCTGCTCAGCCGCTGGTTCGGCGGCGGCAAGTCCGACGACAGCAATGCGCCGGCACGCTACCGCGTACTGGTGAAAGGCGAGAACGAGCAACGCACGCAGGTGACGGTGCTCAATGCCCAGGGCACGCCGGAACCTGGCGAAGCCGCGCAGCGCATCGTCAAGCTGCTGGCCGAGGACCTGAAGTAA
- a CDS encoding MFS transporter, which yields MQASAPPKLSMTQVLICGAMIVTLSMGIRHGFGLWLQPVTMDRQWSRETFAFALAVQNLMWGLAGPFAGMLADRFGAFRVLVGGALLYAAGLALMAVSASGLAFTGSAGVLLGMAQSGTTYAVVYGVIGRNVAPEKRSWAMGVAAAAGSFGQFLMVPVESWLIRTVGWQEALFLLGCLALAIMPLGFGLKEPQASGPKAAGQSIGQALREAFAYPSFRLLMAGYFVCGFQVVFIGVHMPSYLKDHGLPPEVATGALSLIGLFNVFGTYSAGLLGQRFPKRYILSAIYLLRSVAILAFLAAPPTAASVYAFSAVMGLLWLSTVPPTNAVIAQIFGVQYLSMLGGFVFFSHQVGSFLGVWLGGKLYDATGSYDVVWWISVALGLFAAVVNLPVREGAIARAAPQAA from the coding sequence ATGCAAGCCTCCGCCCCGCCCAAACTCTCGATGACGCAGGTGCTGATCTGCGGCGCCATGATCGTCACCCTCTCGATGGGCATCCGCCACGGCTTCGGCCTGTGGCTGCAGCCGGTGACCATGGACCGCCAGTGGAGCCGCGAGACCTTCGCCTTCGCGCTGGCGGTGCAGAACCTGATGTGGGGCCTGGCTGGCCCCTTCGCCGGCATGCTGGCCGACCGCTTCGGCGCCTTCCGCGTGCTGGTGGGCGGCGCGCTGCTGTATGCCGCGGGGCTGGCGCTGATGGCAGTGTCCGCCTCGGGGCTGGCCTTCACCGGCAGCGCCGGCGTGTTGCTGGGCATGGCGCAATCGGGCACCACCTATGCGGTGGTCTACGGCGTCATCGGCCGCAACGTGGCGCCCGAGAAGCGCTCCTGGGCGATGGGGGTGGCCGCCGCGGCGGGCTCCTTCGGGCAGTTCCTGATGGTGCCGGTGGAGAGCTGGCTGATCCGCACAGTGGGCTGGCAGGAGGCCTTGTTCCTGCTCGGCTGCCTGGCGCTGGCCATCATGCCGCTGGGCTTCGGGCTGAAGGAGCCGCAGGCCAGCGGCCCGAAGGCGGCCGGCCAGAGCATCGGCCAGGCGCTGCGCGAGGCCTTCGCCTACCCCAGCTTCCGGCTGCTGATGGCAGGCTACTTCGTCTGCGGCTTCCAGGTGGTGTTCATCGGCGTGCACATGCCCAGCTACCTGAAGGACCACGGCCTGCCGCCGGAGGTGGCAACCGGTGCGCTGTCGCTGATCGGCCTGTTCAACGTCTTCGGCACCTACAGCGCCGGCCTGCTCGGCCAGCGCTTCCCGAAGCGCTACATCCTGTCGGCCATCTACCTGCTGCGTTCGGTGGCGATCCTCGCCTTCCTGGCCGCACCGCCCACCGCTGCCAGCGTCTACGCCTTTTCGGCGGTGATGGGGCTGCTGTGGCTGTCCACCGTGCCGCCCACCAATGCGGTGATCGCGCAGATCTTCGGCGTGCAGTACCTGTCGATGCTGGGCGGCTTCGTGTTCTTCTCGCACCAGGTGGGGTCCTTCCTGGGCGTCTGGCTCGGCGGCAAGCTCTACGACGCCACTGGCAGCTACGACGTGGTGTGGTGGATCTCGGTCGCGCTGGGCCTGTTCGCCGCCGTCGTGAACCTGCCGGTGCGGGAAGGCGCCATTGCACGCGCCGCCCCGCAGGCGGCATGA
- the coaBC gene encoding bifunctional phosphopantothenoylcysteine decarboxylase/phosphopantothenate--cysteine ligase CoaBC encodes MTAPLQLNGKRVLLALSGGIACYKSAEFVRLLTKAGAEVQVVMTEAAERFITAVTLQALSGRPVVTSQWDAREPNNMAHINLTRGADAIVIAPASADCIASLAQGRADDLLSLLCLARPWTAGEQRCPLLLAPAMNREMWAHPATQRNLAQVVADGAVLLGPGHGDQACGEVGDGRMLEPAELLEDLIAYFQPKALLGRTVLITAGPTFEAIDPVRGITNLSSGKMGFALARAAREAGAAVTLVAGPVDLATPRGVHRIDVRSAQQMHDTVLPLASGHDVFVATAAVADWRPATLAEHKIKKDGKKLAPTFELTENPDILAAVAALPLRPYCVGFAAESEQLLAHARAKLERKGIPLIVGNLGPATFGRDENALLLVDAQTHRELPPGGGTADKLTLARQLVQEIAARIAPHSV; translated from the coding sequence ATGACCGCCCCCCTGCAACTGAACGGCAAGCGCGTGCTGCTCGCCTTGTCCGGCGGCATCGCCTGCTACAAGAGCGCGGAGTTCGTGCGCCTGCTGACCAAGGCGGGGGCCGAGGTGCAGGTGGTGATGACCGAGGCGGCCGAGCGCTTCATCACTGCCGTGACGCTGCAGGCGCTGTCGGGCCGGCCGGTGGTCACCAGCCAGTGGGACGCGCGCGAGCCGAACAACATGGCCCACATCAACCTGACGCGCGGGGCGGATGCCATCGTCATCGCACCGGCCAGCGCCGATTGCATCGCCAGCCTGGCCCAGGGCCGGGCCGACGACCTGCTCAGCCTGCTGTGCCTCGCACGGCCATGGACGGCCGGCGAGCAACGCTGCCCGCTGCTGCTGGCGCCCGCGATGAACCGCGAGATGTGGGCCCACCCCGCCACCCAGCGCAACCTGGCCCAGGTGGTGGCCGACGGCGCCGTGCTGCTCGGCCCGGGCCACGGTGACCAGGCCTGCGGGGAAGTCGGTGACGGCCGCATGCTGGAGCCGGCCGAGTTGCTGGAAGACCTGATCGCCTACTTCCAACCCAAGGCGCTGCTCGGCCGCACGGTGCTGATCACGGCCGGGCCCACCTTCGAGGCGATCGATCCGGTGCGCGGCATCACCAACCTGTCCAGCGGCAAGATGGGCTTTGCCCTTGCGCGAGCCGCCCGCGAAGCGGGGGCTGCGGTGACCCTGGTGGCCGGCCCGGTCGACCTGGCGACGCCGCGCGGAGTCCATCGCATCGACGTGCGCAGCGCCCAGCAGATGCACGACACGGTGCTGCCGCTGGCCAGCGGCCATGACGTCTTCGTGGCGACGGCCGCGGTGGCCGACTGGCGGCCCGCGACGCTGGCCGAGCACAAGATCAAGAAGGACGGCAAGAAGCTCGCCCCGACCTTCGAGCTGACCGAGAACCCGGACATCCTGGCTGCAGTGGCGGCCCTGCCGCTGCGGCCCTACTGCGTCGGCTTTGCCGCCGAGAGCGAGCAGCTGCTCGCACACGCCCGCGCCAAGCTCGAGCGCAAGGGCATCCCGCTGATCGTCGGCAACCTCGGCCCGGCCACCTTCGGCCGAGACGAAAACGCCTTGCTGCTGGTGGACGCCCAGACCCACCGGGAGCTGCCCCCGGGCGGCGGCACCGCCGACAAGCTGACGCTGGCGCGCCAGCTGGTGCAAGAAATCGCCGCCCGCATCGCCCCTCACTCCGTATGA
- a CDS encoding GbsR/MarR family transcriptional regulator — MYSMSPLVRSFVAHFGEMGSRWGINRTVGQIYALIFVSPRPINADEIAERLEFSRSNVSMGLKELQAWRLVRLKHLAGDRREYFEAPSDAWEIFNRLAEERRRREIEPTLSMLRNALLEEPTTDEDRIAQERMKDMHDLIELLMTWFDDVRRLDAQTLSQLMKMGSKVQKLLEFTGKVKLLPGGKAAAKEE, encoded by the coding sequence ATGTATTCGATGTCACCCCTGGTACGCAGCTTCGTCGCGCACTTTGGCGAAATGGGCAGCCGCTGGGGGATCAACCGCACCGTGGGCCAGATCTACGCACTGATCTTCGTGTCGCCCCGCCCGATCAACGCCGACGAGATCGCCGAGCGGCTGGAGTTCTCGCGTTCCAACGTCAGCATGGGCCTGAAGGAACTGCAGGCTTGGCGCCTGGTGCGGCTCAAGCACCTTGCCGGCGACCGGCGCGAGTATTTCGAGGCGCCTTCCGATGCCTGGGAGATCTTCAACCGCCTGGCCGAGGAGCGACGCCGGCGCGAGATCGAGCCGACCCTCTCGATGCTGCGCAACGCCCTGCTCGAAGAGCCGACCACCGACGAAGACCGCATCGCCCAGGAACGCATGAAGGACATGCACGACCTGATCGAGCTGCTCATGACCTGGTTCGACGACGTGCGGCGGCTCGATGCCCAGACCTTGTCTCAGCTGATGAAGATGGGCTCCAAGGTGCAGAAGCTGCTCGAGTTCACCGGCAAGGTGAAGCTGCTGCCGGGCGGCAAGGCCGCGGCGAAGGAGGAATGA
- a CDS encoding MBL fold metallo-hydrolase — protein sequence MRFCSLGSGSAGNATLVEAASGSTCTRVLVDCGFSLRELDRRLARLGLTSAELDAVFITHEHSDHVGCAATLAQKHQVPVWTSHGTWQALGEPQMGGQLHWARDGDAIVVGDLQLMPYTVPHDAREPLQLSFTDGAAKLGILTDAGSITPHLLAHLQGCGALLLECNHDPEMLQRSRYPAFLKARIAGRHGHLANATAAAILQASAHAALKHVVAAHLSEQNNTPAHAAEALAGALGCTTEDIVVARQDLGFEWLTA from the coding sequence ATCCGCTTCTGCAGTCTGGGCAGCGGCAGTGCCGGCAATGCCACCCTCGTCGAAGCCGCCAGCGGCAGCACCTGCACCCGGGTGCTGGTCGATTGCGGCTTCTCCCTGCGCGAACTGGACCGCCGGCTGGCCCGGCTGGGACTGACCAGCGCCGAGCTGGACGCGGTCTTCATCACGCACGAACACAGCGACCATGTCGGCTGCGCAGCCACGCTGGCACAGAAGCACCAGGTACCGGTCTGGACCAGCCACGGCACCTGGCAGGCACTGGGTGAGCCGCAAATGGGCGGGCAGCTGCACTGGGCACGCGACGGCGACGCCATCGTGGTCGGCGATCTGCAGCTGATGCCCTATACGGTGCCGCACGACGCGCGCGAGCCGCTTCAGCTCAGCTTCACGGACGGGGCTGCCAAGCTCGGCATCCTCACTGACGCGGGCAGCATCACCCCCCACCTGCTGGCGCACCTGCAGGGCTGCGGCGCGCTGCTGCTGGAGTGCAATCACGATCCGGAGATGCTGCAGCGGTCCCGGTATCCCGCTTTTCTCAAGGCACGCATCGCCGGCCGGCACGGCCACCTGGCCAATGCGACGGCCGCCGCCATCCTGCAAGCAAGTGCGCATGCCGCACTGAAGCACGTGGTGGCCGCCCATTTGAGCGAACAGAACAACACGCCCGCGCATGCGGCGGAAGCGCTCGCGGGCGCGCTGGGCTGCACGACAGAGGACATTGTCGTGGCTCGGCAGGACCTCGGCTTCGAGTGGCTCACCGCCTGA